One segment of Acidovorax sp. DW039 DNA contains the following:
- a CDS encoding SDR family NAD(P)-dependent oxidoreductase, which produces MQIQGQAALVTGGASGLGEATARELARLGAKVAVLDRNAELAAKVAADINTTHGAGTALACPCDITDPASVTAAIEQAAAAHGPARILMNVAGIGTAKRVVQRDGSAAPLEDFIRVVNINLVGTYNMSRLFAAACAKMPALDSGERGVMMFTASAAAFDGQVGQQAYSASKAGLAGMTLPMARDLAQHGIRVCTVAPGLFATPLVKELPEAVQQSLAASIPFPPRLGKPEEFAELACHIVTNGHLNGEVIRLDGALRMAPR; this is translated from the coding sequence ATGCAGATTCAAGGACAAGCCGCCCTCGTCACCGGTGGCGCATCGGGCCTCGGCGAAGCCACGGCCCGCGAACTGGCCCGCCTGGGCGCCAAGGTGGCCGTGCTCGACCGCAATGCCGAGCTGGCAGCCAAAGTGGCTGCCGACATCAACACGACCCACGGCGCGGGCACCGCTCTGGCCTGCCCTTGCGACATTACCGACCCCGCCAGCGTGACCGCCGCCATCGAACAGGCCGCTGCCGCGCACGGCCCGGCCCGCATTTTGATGAACGTGGCAGGCATTGGCACCGCCAAGCGCGTGGTGCAGCGCGACGGCAGCGCCGCACCGCTAGAAGACTTCATCCGCGTGGTCAACATCAACCTGGTGGGCACCTACAACATGAGCCGCCTGTTTGCCGCCGCCTGCGCCAAGATGCCCGCGCTGGACAGTGGCGAGCGCGGCGTGATGATGTTCACCGCATCGGCCGCCGCCTTTGACGGGCAGGTGGGCCAGCAGGCCTACAGCGCATCCAAGGCGGGCCTGGCGGGCATGACGCTGCCCATGGCGCGCGACCTGGCCCAGCACGGCATTCGGGTGTGCACTGTGGCCCCCGGCCTGTTTGCCACGCCCCTGGTCAAAGAGCTGCCCGAAGCCGTGCAGCAGTCGCTGGCCGCCAGCATCCCCTTCCCGCCCCGCCTGGGCAAACCCGAAGAGTTTGCCGAGCTGGCCTGTCATATCGTGACCAACGGCCACCTCAACGGCGAGGTGATCCGGCTGGACGGCGCACTGCGCATGGCCCCGCGCTGA
- a CDS encoding carboxymuconolactone decarboxylase family protein — MNRAVWFNVSPEGAKAIGTLHHFVTQGTGLPSLLTHLVFLRVSQINGCAHCIDIHTRDLLAEGMSVEKVVLVPVWHEAAYLFSEQERAALAWAEEVTRVSETHASDEAYAAALAVFGEKDLVDLTLTIATMNAINRMGVSFRMKPRAKA; from the coding sequence ATGAATCGCGCTGTCTGGTTCAACGTATCGCCCGAGGGGGCCAAGGCCATCGGGACGCTGCACCACTTTGTCACCCAAGGCACAGGCCTGCCCAGCTTGCTGACGCACCTGGTCTTCCTGCGCGTGTCGCAGATCAACGGGTGCGCGCACTGCATCGACATCCACACGCGTGACCTTCTGGCCGAAGGCATGTCGGTGGAGAAGGTGGTGCTGGTCCCTGTGTGGCATGAGGCGGCGTATCTGTTCTCCGAGCAGGAGCGCGCCGCGCTGGCCTGGGCCGAGGAGGTGACCCGCGTGAGCGAGACCCATGCCTCTGATGAAGCCTATGCGGCCGCGCTGGCTGTGTTTGGCGAGAAGGACCTGGTGGACCTGACGCTCACGATTGCCACGATGAATGCCATCAACCGCATGGGCGTCAGCTTCCGCATGAAGCCTCGCGCCAAGGCGTAA
- the pobA gene encoding 4-hydroxybenzoate 3-monooxygenase, with translation MKTQVCIIGGGPSGLMLSQLLHLKGIETVVLERQSREYVLGRIRAGVLEHGFAALMREAQCGERMDREGEIHDGFIIAHDGRMDRVDLHKYSGGSSVVVYGQTELTRDLYEARDGMKGIVIHNAEDVQPHDLKSANPYVTYRSGDEVVRIDCDFVIGADGFHGVSRKSIPRDVLKEYEKVYPFGWLGVLSRTKPVSPELIYAKHERGFALCSLRSQVLSRYYIQVPLTDSVEDWSDEAFWAELKRRLPAEVAAQLITGPSIEKSIAPLRSFVAEPMRYGNLFLAGDAAHIVPPTGARGLNSAASDIYYLYHAMVAHYKDGDSTGLDKYSEKALARVWKAQRFSWWMTTMLHTFPDSLAYDQKLQDTDLAYLFSSEKALGSLAENYVGLPF, from the coding sequence ATGAAAACCCAAGTCTGCATCATCGGCGGCGGCCCCTCGGGGCTGATGCTCTCGCAACTGCTGCACCTCAAAGGCATTGAAACCGTGGTGCTGGAGCGCCAAAGCCGCGAATACGTGCTGGGCCGCATTCGCGCTGGCGTGCTGGAGCACGGCTTTGCTGCACTCATGCGCGAGGCCCAGTGCGGCGAGCGCATGGACCGCGAAGGCGAGATCCACGACGGCTTCATCATTGCCCACGACGGCAGAATGGACCGGGTCGATTTGCACAAGTACAGCGGCGGCAGCTCGGTGGTCGTCTACGGCCAGACCGAGCTCACGCGCGACCTGTACGAAGCGCGCGACGGCATGAAGGGCATCGTCATCCACAACGCCGAAGACGTGCAGCCGCACGACCTCAAAAGTGCCAACCCGTATGTGACCTACCGCAGTGGCGACGAGGTGGTCCGCATTGACTGCGACTTCGTCATCGGCGCCGACGGCTTCCACGGCGTGAGCCGCAAGTCCATCCCGCGCGATGTGCTCAAGGAATATGAAAAGGTCTATCCCTTCGGCTGGCTGGGCGTGCTCTCGCGCACCAAGCCCGTCTCGCCCGAGCTGATCTACGCCAAACACGAACGCGGCTTTGCGCTGTGCTCGCTGCGCTCGCAGGTGCTGAGCCGCTACTACATCCAGGTACCGCTGACCGACAGCGTGGAAGACTGGTCCGACGAAGCCTTCTGGGCCGAGCTGAAACGCCGCCTGCCTGCCGAAGTGGCCGCGCAGCTCATCACCGGCCCTTCCATCGAAAAATCCATCGCCCCCCTGCGCTCCTTCGTGGCCGAGCCCATGCGCTACGGCAACCTGTTCCTGGCGGGCGACGCCGCCCACATCGTGCCGCCCACCGGCGCACGGGGCCTGAACAGCGCGGCTTCGGACATCTACTACCTGTACCACGCCATGGTCGCCCACTACAAGGATGGCGACAGCACCGGCCTCGACAAATATTCCGAAAAGGCCTTGGCCCGCGTGTGGAAGGCCCAGCGCTTCTCGTGGTGGATGACGACCATGCTGCACACCTTCCCCGACTCGCTGGCCTACGACCAGAAGCTGCAGGACACGGACCTGGCGTACCTGTTCTCGTCCGAGAAGGCGCTGGGCTCGCTGGCAGAGAACTACGTGGGTTTGCCGTTCTGA
- a CDS encoding Bug family tripartite tricarboxylate transporter substrate binding protein, with protein MTTRRQFVQALGSAAALGGLYPLSASAQPVDQVKVLFGFPAGSSGDTVARRVAEKWGGTAYSKNAGVVENKPGAGGRIALETLKAAPADGSVLALAQVSAIANYPHIYSKMNYTDKDFAPVSIAAVMHHGLAVGPMVPASVKTVKDFLAWAKANPKDASYGSPGAGSTPHFLGALLGINSGVELRHVPYRGSIPGVTDVVGGQIAAMVTPHGDFIANYKAGKLRILATSGPKRSQYVPDVPTFAEQGFPELTTEEWFGFYAPAATPKPVIAAANAAINAALKEKSVIDSLAIVGLMPLGSTPEEQARWQKAEYDTWGPLIKKIGFTAES; from the coding sequence ATGACGACACGCCGCCAATTTGTGCAAGCCTTGGGCTCTGCTGCCGCCCTCGGTGGCCTCTACCCGCTTTCTGCCTCTGCCCAGCCTGTGGACCAGGTCAAGGTGCTGTTCGGCTTTCCCGCAGGCAGCTCGGGCGACACCGTGGCCCGCCGCGTGGCCGAGAAATGGGGCGGCACCGCCTACAGCAAGAATGCAGGTGTGGTGGAAAACAAGCCCGGCGCAGGCGGCCGCATTGCGCTGGAGACCTTGAAGGCCGCGCCCGCTGATGGCTCGGTGCTGGCGCTGGCCCAGGTGTCGGCCATTGCCAACTACCCGCACATCTACAGCAAGATGAACTACACCGACAAGGACTTTGCGCCTGTGTCGATTGCCGCCGTCATGCACCACGGCCTGGCCGTGGGCCCCATGGTGCCTGCCAGCGTCAAGACGGTGAAGGACTTCCTGGCCTGGGCCAAGGCCAACCCCAAGGACGCCAGCTACGGCTCGCCCGGTGCAGGCTCCACGCCCCACTTCCTGGGGGCGCTCTTGGGCATCAACAGCGGCGTGGAACTGCGCCATGTGCCCTACCGTGGCTCCATCCCCGGTGTGACCGATGTGGTGGGCGGGCAGATTGCCGCCATGGTCACACCGCATGGCGACTTCATTGCCAACTACAAGGCAGGCAAGCTGCGCATTCTGGCCACGTCCGGCCCCAAGCGCTCGCAGTACGTGCCCGATGTGCCCACCTTTGCCGAGCAGGGCTTCCCTGAGCTGACCACCGAAGAATGGTTTGGCTTCTACGCCCCCGCAGCCACACCCAAGCCCGTGATTGCCGCCGCCAACGCCGCCATCAACGCCGCGCTGAAGGAAAAGTCCGTCATCGACAGCCTGGCCATCGTGGGCCTGATGCCTCTGGGCTCCACCCCCGAAGAGCAGGCCCGCTGGCAAAAGGCCGAGTACGACACCTGGGGTCCGCTGATCAAGAAGATTGGCTTCACCGCAGAGTCTTGA
- a CDS encoding tannase/feruloyl esterase family alpha/beta hydrolase, with translation MTTKTKRALPLTLTLPALAAAMLAGCGGSDGGLPQLTAAQPATLQSCATLASSLALPDTRITSSELVAEGGLTAAGVTTPIPAHCLVKGKMKERTSTVDGAAYAIGFEIRMPVNWNGRFLYQANGGLDGSVVTALGSVSGGAPVAPALVQGFAVLSSDAGHPAPTPFFGLDPQARLDYGYQAVGTLTPMAKNLIKSAYGKAPDRSYLAGCSNGGRHAMVGASRYADQYDGILAGNPGFHLPKAATTQLWKAQQYTKVASKDATGQPDLTTAVTPAEFKLISSKIVAKCDALDGVADGQVNDVAACQTAFNLQTDVPTCTGSRDGSCISADQKSVLASIFAGPKNSKGEALYTGTWWDPGIAGSNFASWHFGSPATRDAGAVAFIFTTPPSTVAAFTATTGLQYALNFSMETDYPKMFATTPLYTESSWSFMTPPNEADLSTLKNRGGKMIVFHGVADGVFSPMDTAQWMDKLQANHGNNADAFARLFMVPGMNHCSGGPATDQFDMLAPLVAWVEQGKAPDSVTAKARGAGANVVNTELPASWSANRTRPLCVYPKVARYNGTGDVESASSFSCK, from the coding sequence ATGACCACAAAAACAAAGCGTGCACTTCCGTTGACCCTGACCCTGCCAGCCCTCGCAGCCGCCATGCTGGCGGGCTGCGGCGGGTCGGACGGCGGGTTGCCCCAGCTCACCGCGGCGCAGCCCGCCACCTTGCAGTCGTGCGCCACGCTGGCCAGCAGCCTGGCACTGCCCGACACGCGCATCACCTCGTCCGAACTGGTGGCCGAAGGCGGCTTGACGGCCGCAGGCGTCACCACGCCCATACCTGCGCACTGCCTGGTCAAAGGCAAGATGAAAGAGCGCACCAGCACTGTGGATGGTGCGGCCTACGCCATCGGCTTTGAGATCCGCATGCCCGTCAACTGGAACGGTCGCTTCCTCTACCAGGCCAACGGCGGGCTTGATGGCTCGGTGGTCACTGCGCTGGGCTCCGTCAGCGGCGGCGCCCCCGTGGCCCCCGCGCTGGTGCAGGGCTTTGCCGTGCTCAGCTCCGACGCAGGCCACCCCGCCCCCACGCCCTTCTTCGGGCTGGACCCACAGGCCCGGCTGGACTACGGCTACCAGGCCGTGGGCACCCTCACGCCCATGGCCAAGAACCTCATCAAGAGCGCCTACGGCAAGGCACCCGACCGCTCGTACCTGGCAGGCTGCTCCAACGGCGGTCGCCACGCCATGGTGGGCGCATCGCGCTATGCAGACCAGTACGACGGCATTCTGGCGGGCAACCCCGGCTTCCACCTGCCCAAGGCCGCCACCACCCAGCTGTGGAAGGCCCAGCAATACACCAAGGTGGCCAGCAAGGACGCCACTGGCCAGCCTGACCTGACCACCGCCGTCACCCCTGCAGAGTTCAAGCTCATCAGCAGCAAGATCGTGGCGAAGTGCGATGCACTCGATGGCGTGGCCGACGGTCAGGTCAACGACGTGGCTGCGTGCCAGACCGCCTTCAACCTGCAGACGGACGTGCCCACCTGCACCGGCTCGCGCGATGGGTCGTGCATCTCTGCCGACCAAAAGAGCGTGCTCGCCAGCATCTTTGCAGGCCCCAAGAACAGCAAGGGCGAAGCGCTGTACACCGGCACCTGGTGGGACCCCGGCATTGCGGGCAGCAACTTTGCGTCGTGGCACTTCGGATCGCCCGCCACGCGCGATGCAGGCGCGGTGGCCTTCATCTTCACCACTCCGCCCAGCACCGTGGCTGCCTTCACCGCCACCACGGGCCTGCAGTACGCACTGAACTTCAGCATGGAGACGGACTATCCCAAGATGTTCGCCACCACACCGCTGTACACCGAGTCGTCATGGTCCTTCATGACGCCGCCCAATGAGGCCGACCTGAGCACCCTGAAGAACCGCGGCGGCAAGATGATCGTCTTCCACGGCGTGGCCGATGGCGTGTTCTCGCCCATGGACACCGCGCAATGGATGGACAAACTGCAGGCCAACCACGGCAACAACGCCGACGCCTTCGCCCGCCTGTTCATGGTGCCCGGCATGAACCACTGCTCCGGCGGCCCCGCCACCGACCAGTTCGACATGCTGGCCCCGCTGGTCGCCTGGGTGGAACAAGGCAAGGCCCCCGACAGCGTGACGGCCAAGGCACGCGGCGCAGGCGCCAACGTGGTCAACACCGAGCTGCCCGCCAGCTGGTCCGCCAACCGTACCCGGCCGCTGTGCGTGTACCCCAAGGTGGCGCGTTACAACGGGACGGGGGATGTGGAGAGTGCGAGCAGTTTCAGCTGCAAGTGA
- a CDS encoding acyl-CoA dehydrogenase family protein, whose product MPASQTLADIQFLLTEVLQAPAQWQALAPFAEADAELAGQVLEEAAKFVDSAVAPLQRVGDEVGCRFDAGQVRTPPGFRDAYQAFWQGGWPALACAPEDGGQGLPAVLECVLYEWLAGANHGWTMAPGLLHGAYECLKHHASDALKAQYLEKVATGEWLATMCLTEAHAGSDLGLVRTRGVPQPDGSARVNGSKIFISGGEHDLTDNIVHLVLARLPDAPAGPKGLSLFLVPKVLEDGTRNAVVCERIEEKMGLHGSPTCVMRFDDATGWLVGEPNKGLNAMFVMMNAARLHVGLQGIGLLEAAWQKASAYAAERRQMRAPGATEPVSLIQDHPSIRRTLHTQRAWIDGGRVLAYHTALQLDIAKHSTDAAERAAAQRWCALVTPVLKAAFTDQGFQGASACLQVFGGHGYVSEWGIEQIVRDVRVAMIYEGTNEIQAIDLLVRKVLADGGAGMQALLATLPATTRCNALAQITSDLATAVAQHPQQPDLPYWVADEYLRATALVLLEWAWGRITAAPGGSAERWQAPAHALHTWVLPELDMRLAVMRQRLADAAVLQDKLASTA is encoded by the coding sequence ATGCCCGCAAGCCAGACCCTCGCCGACATCCAGTTCCTGCTGACCGAGGTGCTGCAGGCCCCCGCACAGTGGCAGGCTCTGGCACCGTTTGCAGAGGCCGATGCCGAGCTGGCAGGCCAGGTGCTGGAAGAAGCCGCCAAGTTTGTGGACAGCGCCGTGGCCCCGCTGCAGCGCGTGGGCGACGAGGTAGGTTGCCGGTTTGATGCCGGGCAGGTGCGCACCCCGCCCGGCTTCCGTGATGCGTACCAGGCCTTCTGGCAAGGCGGCTGGCCCGCACTGGCCTGCGCCCCTGAAGATGGCGGCCAGGGCCTGCCCGCCGTGCTGGAGTGCGTGCTGTACGAATGGCTGGCCGGTGCCAACCACGGCTGGACCATGGCCCCAGGCCTGCTGCACGGCGCGTACGAATGCCTCAAGCACCACGCCAGCGATGCCTTGAAAGCACAGTACCTGGAGAAAGTCGCCACCGGCGAATGGCTGGCCACCATGTGCCTGACCGAAGCCCACGCGGGCAGCGACCTGGGCCTGGTGCGCACGCGAGGTGTGCCCCAACCCGACGGCAGCGCGCGGGTGAACGGCAGCAAAATTTTCATCTCTGGCGGCGAGCACGACCTGACGGACAACATCGTGCACCTGGTGCTGGCGCGCCTGCCCGATGCGCCTGCGGGGCCCAAGGGCCTGTCGCTGTTCCTGGTGCCCAAGGTTCTTGAGGACGGCACACGCAATGCCGTGGTGTGCGAACGTATCGAAGAGAAGATGGGCCTGCACGGCAGCCCCACCTGCGTGATGCGGTTTGACGACGCCACCGGCTGGCTGGTGGGCGAGCCCAACAAGGGCCTGAATGCCATGTTCGTGATGATGAACGCCGCCCGCCTGCACGTGGGCCTGCAAGGCATTGGCCTGCTGGAGGCCGCGTGGCAAAAGGCCAGCGCCTACGCCGCCGAGCGCCGCCAGATGCGCGCCCCCGGTGCTACGGAGCCCGTCAGCCTCATCCAGGACCACCCCTCCATTCGCCGCACCCTGCACACGCAGCGCGCCTGGATTGATGGCGGGCGTGTGCTGGCCTACCACACGGCGCTGCAGCTCGACATTGCCAAGCACAGCACCGACGCCGCTGAACGCGCCGCCGCGCAGCGCTGGTGCGCGCTGGTCACGCCCGTGCTCAAGGCCGCATTCACCGACCAAGGCTTTCAAGGCGCCAGCGCCTGCCTGCAGGTGTTTGGCGGCCACGGCTATGTGAGCGAGTGGGGCATTGAGCAGATCGTGCGCGACGTGCGCGTGGCCATGATTTACGAGGGCACCAACGAAATCCAGGCCATCGACCTGCTGGTGCGCAAGGTGCTGGCCGATGGCGGTGCGGGCATGCAGGCCCTGCTGGCCACCCTGCCCGCCACCACCCGCTGCAACGCGCTGGCGCAAATCACCAGCGACTTGGCCACCGCTGTAGCACAGCACCCCCAGCAGCCCGACCTGCCCTACTGGGTGGCCGACGAGTACCTGCGCGCCACCGCCCTGGTGCTGCTGGAATGGGCCTGGGGCCGCATCACTGCCGCGCCCGGTGGCAGCGCAGAGCGCTGGCAGGCACCAGCCCACGCACTGCACACCTGGGTGCTGCCCGAGCTGGACATGCGGCTGGCCGTGATGCGCCAGCGCCTGGCCGATGCTGCAGTGCTTCAAGACAAATTGGCCTCTACCGCTTGA
- a CDS encoding metallophosphoesterase, which produces MTQKLMLLHLSDIHIKTPSDAILSRASNIASATFSRLPEVHTIAIVISGDIAFSGTTAQYGLAVTFIEEIKAVIRKEAPRIQIEVFVCPGNHDCDFSLHDDTRDAVIAKIRTLEGTDPSISLIKTASSVEDAFFAFRAQVSDYKWNHDDRLSWQTSIAISNHRVGFRCLNVAWMSELREKQGALVYPPTAVKPFGFDEKTDLAVTLLHHPFNWLGQSTYRAFQAAVRRESHLIFTGHEHFQNAVETNDLRSSSSVSIEGGVLYEKSTPDLSTFNIVIVDLATKQYLMELLTWNGSHYLPQIDEGEWGSLRSLPTKGRPTYELQDEFAKSLNDPGANFSHSAKKELLIDDVFVWPELRLLDDPAPIKKQVSGAYLEDIENLNGGIFLRGDEKSGKSTLLRQYFKSYYNRGFLPLYFRASWLTKSHRTESLKALKHALDRQYRKADRDAWLQESKGQRVLFLDDIDGCSLSPEALGECLTGLFEYFSGVIVTARDGAAAMDVLALERVEALHGFQQYEIREFGHKKRFELVCKWAEIGGESEDSATWSQTIDKWEKDLTTAVGRQFVPAVPIFLLTLLQSIESGRTADLQNSAFGHYYQFLVTSSLQNVGIEREQWSEVMNYCANLAWFVYSSGRRQFSKIELEGFNSAFSKEFTPVAFGQRERHLLQANILAPVEGQLEFKYPYLYYYFLGQYLADRIHEKEIEQVIMQLCDDLHLRDNANVLLFTSHHTKSPVIYERIAEALDKCFSDEPVFDFERDVQSLNNLVDSAPSLIYEEDSVRRSRATVREHQDRSEEAAADSTDDMAEIPSAITRLFRGMEILGQFLKNHYGTTKNPVKDELIDKLFKSALRGLHGATLMIREDAPALAAHIERILAEGRPDLPSDTVKANAKRIVFDVIGMVTFAFVQKAGSTVGSTYLKDNLASIVGKNGSLGYDLIQMSYQLDLPEAIPFARLKVLNKSVEKNVFSQAILSSMALKHLHLFKVSYKDKQRLCEELGIKLQRQLALDYDRRTRRN; this is translated from the coding sequence ATGACTCAAAAACTGATGCTACTGCATCTCAGTGACATTCATATCAAAACACCGTCAGACGCGATTCTAAGCAGAGCGTCTAATATTGCTTCCGCAACATTCTCCCGCCTTCCTGAAGTCCATACCATTGCAATAGTGATATCTGGCGACATTGCATTCAGCGGCACAACCGCTCAGTACGGACTCGCTGTTACATTCATTGAAGAGATTAAGGCTGTAATACGCAAGGAGGCGCCGCGTATCCAAATCGAGGTCTTTGTTTGCCCCGGGAACCACGATTGTGATTTCAGCCTTCACGACGACACTCGCGACGCCGTAATTGCCAAGATTCGAACGCTAGAGGGCACGGATCCGTCTATCTCGCTTATAAAGACCGCGTCCTCTGTCGAGGATGCATTTTTTGCTTTCAGAGCGCAGGTCTCCGACTATAAGTGGAATCATGACGACCGACTCTCTTGGCAGACTTCCATTGCAATCTCGAATCATCGCGTGGGATTCCGTTGTCTGAATGTCGCTTGGATGTCTGAGTTGCGGGAGAAACAAGGAGCACTCGTTTACCCTCCTACAGCCGTTAAACCTTTTGGCTTTGACGAGAAGACGGATCTCGCGGTGACGTTACTGCATCACCCCTTCAATTGGCTTGGGCAGTCAACTTACCGCGCGTTCCAAGCGGCAGTGCGACGCGAAAGCCATCTAATTTTCACAGGACATGAGCATTTTCAAAATGCAGTTGAGACGAATGATTTAAGAAGTTCATCGAGTGTCTCAATTGAAGGTGGTGTTCTATATGAAAAATCGACTCCAGATTTATCCACTTTCAATATTGTTATTGTTGATCTAGCCACAAAACAATACTTGATGGAGTTATTAACCTGGAACGGTTCACACTACCTACCTCAAATCGACGAAGGGGAGTGGGGTTCCCTTAGGAGTCTCCCTACGAAAGGTCGGCCTACTTATGAGTTGCAAGATGAGTTCGCAAAGTCGCTGAATGACCCAGGTGCGAACTTTAGCCACAGCGCAAAGAAGGAACTACTGATCGATGATGTCTTCGTCTGGCCCGAACTAAGGTTACTTGACGACCCCGCACCAATCAAGAAACAGGTGTCGGGTGCGTATCTAGAGGATATCGAGAATCTCAACGGAGGAATTTTTCTACGAGGCGACGAGAAGAGCGGGAAAAGTACGCTACTAAGGCAATATTTTAAGAGTTATTACAACAGAGGATTTTTACCGCTGTACTTCCGTGCTTCATGGTTGACAAAGAGCCACCGTACAGAGTCATTGAAAGCACTGAAGCACGCACTCGACCGCCAGTACCGCAAGGCGGATCGTGATGCTTGGCTGCAGGAATCAAAGGGTCAGCGCGTCCTATTTCTTGATGACATTGATGGATGCTCGCTGTCACCCGAGGCTTTAGGAGAATGCCTGACTGGTCTCTTCGAGTATTTTTCTGGCGTCATCGTTACCGCTCGTGATGGAGCTGCTGCGATGGATGTACTTGCCCTTGAAAGGGTTGAGGCGCTCCACGGCTTCCAGCAGTATGAAATTAGAGAGTTTGGACATAAAAAACGCTTTGAGCTCGTATGCAAGTGGGCCGAGATTGGCGGTGAATCCGAAGACTCTGCTACTTGGTCACAGACTATTGACAAATGGGAGAAAGACCTAACGACTGCTGTAGGTAGGCAGTTCGTGCCAGCCGTGCCAATTTTTTTACTTACCCTTCTCCAAAGTATTGAGTCTGGAAGAACTGCAGATCTTCAGAACAGTGCATTCGGGCATTACTATCAGTTCTTAGTGACATCCTCACTTCAGAACGTCGGCATCGAGAGAGAGCAGTGGAGTGAGGTGATGAACTATTGCGCCAACCTCGCATGGTTCGTTTACTCTTCGGGCCGCCGACAGTTTTCAAAAATAGAGCTTGAAGGCTTCAACTCTGCCTTCAGCAAGGAATTCACGCCAGTCGCATTTGGCCAGCGTGAAAGACATTTATTGCAAGCCAACATTTTGGCACCAGTCGAGGGTCAGCTGGAATTTAAGTACCCCTATCTTTATTACTATTTTTTAGGACAATATCTCGCAGACCGTATACATGAAAAAGAGATTGAGCAGGTCATCATGCAACTTTGTGACGACCTCCATCTGCGGGACAACGCTAACGTGCTGCTCTTCACGAGCCATCACACAAAGAGCCCGGTTATATACGAACGGATCGCAGAAGCCCTAGACAAGTGCTTTTCTGACGAACCTGTTTTCGACTTTGAACGTGATGTCCAGTCGCTCAATAATCTTGTGGACTCTGCGCCCAGCTTGATCTACGAGGAGGACTCGGTACGTCGCTCACGTGCTACTGTTCGTGAGCATCAGGACCGATCCGAAGAGGCTGCAGCGGATAGCACAGACGATATGGCTGAGATTCCATCTGCTATAACAAGACTATTTCGAGGCATGGAAATACTCGGCCAATTTTTGAAAAATCATTACGGAACTACAAAAAATCCCGTCAAGGATGAATTAATAGATAAGTTATTCAAGAGTGCACTTCGCGGTTTACACGGTGCGACTCTCATGATCCGGGAGGATGCGCCAGCTCTAGCCGCGCACATTGAGCGTATTCTTGCCGAGGGGAGACCCGACCTCCCATCGGATACGGTCAAAGCAAATGCAAAACGTATCGTCTTTGACGTTATTGGTATGGTTACCTTTGCATTTGTCCAGAAGGCTGGCTCTACGGTTGGATCAACTTATCTGAAAGACAACCTTGCATCAATCGTTGGGAAAAATGGCTCCCTCGGATACGATCTCATTCAGATGAGTTATCAACTGGACCTGCCAGAGGCTATCCCCTTTGCTAGGCTCAAAGTACTCAACAAGTCTGTAGAAAAAAATGTCTTCTCGCAGGCAATTCTGAGCTCAATGGCACTGAAGCACCTCCACCTGTTCAAAGTCTCCTATAAGGATAAACAGCGCCTATGCGAAGAGCTTGGCATTAAATTGCAACGACAATTGGCCTTAGACTATGATCGACGAACTCGTCGTAACTAG